In the Podospora pseudocomata strain CBS 415.72m chromosome 5, whole genome shotgun sequence genome, one interval contains:
- a CDS encoding hypothetical protein (COG:E; EggNog:ENOG503NXIK), with protein MAYRNPNPLNVFSGPDSLSHYFDPEQNPPLPLVELPTALNPFRRDGVRIYAKMLTALPAQNVKSLPALEMLKTSPKALTAKRIVEASSGSTVLSMGVIGRALWGHEGVEAWVTNKKTRESLRVLRFFGVGISLYGGLAQQEPSDPKGIMARLRRKAREEEEVCYLGQYDNDANWQSHYNHTAPQLALQLPSLSVLCSTIGTGGCITGTGRYLKSHLSSDIKVVGVCNVFGDPTPGPRHFPGFESSPFPWRETIDEFVSVKSEDSFRMSMRLSRYGIICGPSSGEALHGLLEWLRENGTNGLKRDENGEVNCVFLCADLPYQYMELYYQKLGEEEFPGIRNQCLLEVDQDPYDERWFLTPEQTVDMLVGEGGEKYDGEMLCMVPSSCACTTTRTSRTYRQQQQPIEGIFGDCSPGAVSDVSESASTIFSTASPSSSVYSVATTTSVESQHSSMGKVIDVRPRAEFVKSHLRNAVNIPLSVTKDDFYGDPQAVYGRWKEMNAAFKETGVLNHQEEDDDRQTLVVCLDGDSGKMAASMLRGASKKVGKKREVFCVDGGWGVLEAWLRRRGYGDDVWDGVD; from the exons ATGGCATACagaaaccccaaccccctaaaCGTCTTCTCCGGCCCGGACTCGCTGTCTCATTACTTCGACCCCGAACAAAACCCGCCGTTGCCACTGGTCGAGTTACCTACCGCGTTGAACCCCTTCCGCAGGGATGGCGTGAGGATTTATGCAAAGATGTTGACGGCGCTGCCGGCGCAGAATGTCAAGTCTCTTCCTG CCCTAGAAATGCTCAAAACCTCACCCAAAGCCCTCACCGCCAAACGGATTGTTGAAGCGAGTTCAGGGAGCACGGTGCTCAGCATGGGGGTTATTGGGCGGGCGTTGTGGGGTcatgagggggttgaggcttGGGTGACGAATaagaagacgagggagagcTTGAGGGTTTTAAGGTTCTTTGGGGTGGGGAT ATCGTTGTATGGAGGGTTGGCACAACAGGAGCCGTCAGACCCCAAAGGGATCATggcgagattgaggaggaaggcgagggaggaggaggaggtgtgtTATTTGGGGCAGTATGATAATGATGCT AACTGGCAATCGCACTACAACCACACCGCCCCTCAGCTTGCGCTGCAACTCCCCTCTTTGTCGGTGCTCTGCTCTACTATTGGGACAGGGGGTTGCATCACCGGCACAGGGCGATATCTCAAATCTCATTTGTCGTCTGATATCAaagttgttggtgtttgcaACGTCTTTGGAGACCCAACACCAGGGCCGAGACATTTCCCTGGGTTTGAGTCAAGCCCGTTTCCGTGGAGGGAGACGATTGACGAGTTTGTTAGTGTCAAGTCGGAAGATTCCTTCAGGATGAGTATGAGGCTGAGTAGATACGGGATTATCTGCGGGCCGTCATCAGGGGAGGCACTTCATGGACTGCTGGAGTGGCTGAGAGAAAATGGTACCAACGGACTGAAGAGGGATGAAAATGGGGAGGTGAACTGTGTGTTTTTGTGTGCGGATTTGCCGTATCAGTATATGGAGTTGTATTATCAGAAGctaggggaggaggagtttccAGGAATCAGAAATCAG TGCTTGTTAGAGGTGGACCAAGACCCCTATGACGAAAGATGGTTCCTTACGCCAGAGCAGACAGTCGAcatgttggttggggagggtggtgagaagtATGATGGGGAGATGCTATGCATGGTGCCCTCTTCTTGTGCTTGCACAACGACGCGAACATCAAGAACATAcaggcagcaacagcaaccaatTGAGGGGATATTCGGGGACTGTTCACCAGGTGCGGTATCAGATGTCTCGGAGTCTGCCTCGACGATATTCTCGacggcatcaccatcatcatcggtgTACAGTGTCGCTACCACGACCAGTGTTGAGTCACAGCATTCTTCGATGGGGAAGGTCATCGATGTAAGGCCGAGAGCGGAGTTTGTCAAATCCCATCTGAGAAATGCGGTGAATATTCCATTATCAGTGACAAAGGATGACTTTTATGGGGATCCGCAGGCTGTTtatgggaggtggaaggaaaTGAATGCCGCGTTCAAAGAGACTGGTGTATTGAATCaccaagaggaagatgatgacaGACAAACACTTGTCGTTTGTTTGGATGGGGACTCTGGAAAGATGGCGGCTTCTATGCTCAGAGGGGCCAGCAAGAAGGTTGGCAAGAAGAGAGAAGTCTTTTGTGtagatggggggtggggtgtgttGGAAGCGTGGCTAAGAAGGAGGGGCtatggtgatgatgtctgggATGGGGTAGATTAG
- a CDS encoding hypothetical protein (EggNog:ENOG503P1UP) encodes MEQLTVLILGAGWTSTFLIPLLTTSSTPFAATTTTGRTVSGVPTIRFKFDPANTPEEELRSAIAALPAAKYVLITFPLTGNGPSKTLIEMYNSTHQSHSSSASQKARFIQLGSTGIWGAGRTTAAADKERVERELAEKRGGDPWVNRHSPINEANPRVIAEKELLELGGCVLNLSGLWGGERKPVNWIGRVAATKEAIKGKTSLHMIHGEDIARAVVKIVTNEEDKWENGGGKGERWMLTDGFVYDWWALLAGWAEGEDGEVREQGRWVRELMEEEGVRALPRGMEMLGRCYDSREFWRVWGLVPLRAGVLNE; translated from the coding sequence ATGGAACAGCTCACcgttctcatcctcggcgcAGGCTGGACATCCACCTTCcttatccccctcctcaccacctcctccacccccttcgccgccaccaccacaaccggCCGAACCGTCTCGGGCGTCCCGACAATCCGCTTCAAGTTCGACCCCGCCAACACACCAGAAGAGGAGCTCCGCTCCGCGATTGCCGCCCTCCCAGCAGCGAAATACGTCCTGATCACTTTCCCCCTCACCGGCAATGGCCCCTCCAAGACATTGATCGAGATGTACAATTCCACACATCAATCCCActcttcctccgcctctcAAAAAGCCCGGTTCATCCAGCTTGGCTCAACGGGTATTTGGGGTGCGGGTCGCACTACTGCTGCGGCGGAtaaggagagggtggagagggagttggcggagaagaggggaggtGATCCATGGGTGAATCGGCATTCCCCTATTAATGAGGCCAACCCCAGGGTGATCGCTGAGAAGGAGCTTCTTGAATTGGGAGGGTGCGTGCTCAACTTGAGTGGgctgtggggaggggagaggaagccAGTTAATTGGATTGGGAGAGTGGCTGCTACCAAGGAGGCGATCAAGGGGAAGACAAGCCTGCATATGATTCATGGGGAGGATATTGCCCGGGCGGTGGTCAAGATTGTCACTAATGAGGAGGACAAGTGGGAGAATGGAGGGGGtaagggggagaggtggatgTTGACTGATGGCTTTGTTTATGATTGGTGGGCGCTGTTGGCAGGGTgggcagagggagaggatggtgaggtgagggagcaggggaggtgggtgagggagttgatggaagaggagggagtgaGGGCGCTGCCGAGGGGGATGGAAATGCTGGGGAGGTGTTATGACTCGAGGGAgttttggagggtt